The Ictalurus punctatus breed USDA103 chromosome 9, Coco_2.0, whole genome shotgun sequence genome contains a region encoding:
- the LOC108270429 gene encoding uncharacterized protein LOC108270429 isoform X1: MENANPQRHEEVTIHERINSREIKERFIKGKHCSLEELRVQMPRQRPVDYMLKYLMKYIPPYPTPAEFWVSDVAHVTEEYGFMGILKSEQFRPPVSDFSWWDIKINKEEIRAAEMRYVEKNFSIQAEELKKPEAFMETFTTSPLFQPEKSRYGNYRFTFPLTDLMQWYKKQNCGGEEPVLRVYETITYRQEIVYTVLIHSPEDNKLFEEYPLLEASEWVRYKDGRIIWNAQAISETHWYQFVSGEVQRLNTYQFYVWDQVSLVFHLPNCKKIEIDRKRLINALEACKLDNIDLSGYRGPKDQEERFSEAKMKVSELKRELEEEEKEKEIKDDDKIKMEVDP, translated from the exons ATGGAAAACGCGAATCCACAGCGACATGAAGAG GTTACCATCCACGAGAGAATAAATTCACGTGAAATAAAGGAGCGCTTCATCAAAGGGAAGCATTGTAGTTTAGAGGAACTGAGAGTGCAAATGCCCAGGCAGAGGCCTGTGGATTACATGCTTAAGTACTTAATGAAGTACATCCCACCCTATCCAACTCCAGCTGAATTTTGGGTTTCAGATGTAGCCCATGTTACTGAGGAGTACGGCTTCATGGGGATACTGAAGTCTGAGCAGTTCAGACCTCCTGTAAGTGATTTCTCATGGTGGGACATAAAAATTAACAAAGAGGAGATAAGAGCAGCAGAGATGCGCTACGTGGAGAAAAATTTCTCAATCCAAGCAGAAGAGCTGAAAAAGCCAGAGGCGTTTATGGAGACATTCACCACATCACCCCTGTTCCAACCAGAGAAATCCCGCTACGGCAATTATCGCTTCACATTTCCGCTCACTGATCTGATGCAATGGTACAAGAAACAGAACTGCGGAGGAGAAGAGCCGGTTCTCAGAGTGTACGAGACCATCACCTACAGACAGGAGATTGTGTACACGGTGCTGATTCACAGTCCTGAGGATAACAAGCTTTTTGAAGAATACCCGCTTCTTGAAGCGAGTGAGTGGGTTCGTTACAAGGATGGGAGGATTATCTGGAACGCACAAGCCATTAGTGAAACCCACTGGTATCAGTTTGTTTCAGGAGAAGTGCAAAGGCTAAATACTTATCAGTTTTATGTCTGGGATCAGGTTAGCTTAGTCTTTCACTTGCCTAATTGTAAGAAAATAGAAATCGACAGAAAACGGCTTATAAACGCCCTCGAGGCCTGTAAACTTGACAACATAGATCTCTCAGGATACCGAGGTCCTAAAGACCAAGAGGAACGCTTCTCTGAAGCAAAGATGAAAGTGAGTGAATTGAAACGAGAGctggaagaggaagagaaagaaaaagagatcaaagatgatgataaaataaaaatggaggtAGATCCATAA
- the LOC108270429 gene encoding uncharacterized protein LOC108270429 isoform X2: protein MANANPQQHEEVTIHERINSREIKERFIKGKHCSLEELRVQMPRQRPVDYMLKYLMKYIPPYPTPAEFWVSDVAHVTEEYGFMGILKSEQFRPPVSDFSWWDIKINKEEIRAAEMRYVEKNFSIQAEELKKPEAFMETFTTSPLFQPEKSRYGNYRFTFPLTDLMQWYKKQNCGGEEPVLRVYETITYRQEIVYTVLIHSPEDNKLFEEYPLLEASEWVRYKDGRIIWNAQAISETHWYQFVSGEVQRLNTYQFYVWDQVSLVFHLPNCKKIEIDRKRLINALEACKLDNIDLSGYRGPKDQEERFSEAKMKVSELKRELEEEEKEKEIKDDDKIKMEVDP from the coding sequence GTTACCATCCACGAGAGAATAAATTCACGTGAAATAAAGGAGCGCTTCATCAAAGGGAAGCATTGTAGTTTAGAGGAACTGAGAGTGCAAATGCCCAGGCAGAGGCCTGTGGATTACATGCTTAAGTACTTAATGAAGTACATCCCACCCTATCCAACTCCAGCTGAATTTTGGGTTTCAGATGTAGCCCATGTTACTGAGGAGTACGGCTTCATGGGGATACTGAAGTCTGAGCAGTTCAGACCTCCTGTAAGTGATTTCTCATGGTGGGACATAAAAATTAACAAAGAGGAGATAAGAGCAGCAGAGATGCGCTACGTGGAGAAAAATTTCTCAATCCAAGCAGAAGAGCTGAAAAAGCCAGAGGCGTTTATGGAGACATTCACCACATCACCCCTGTTCCAACCAGAGAAATCCCGCTACGGCAATTATCGCTTCACATTTCCGCTCACTGATCTGATGCAATGGTACAAGAAACAGAACTGCGGAGGAGAAGAGCCGGTTCTCAGAGTGTACGAGACCATCACCTACAGACAGGAGATTGTGTACACGGTGCTGATTCACAGTCCTGAGGATAACAAGCTTTTTGAAGAATACCCGCTTCTTGAAGCGAGTGAGTGGGTTCGTTACAAGGATGGGAGGATTATCTGGAACGCACAAGCCATTAGTGAAACCCACTGGTATCAGTTTGTTTCAGGAGAAGTGCAAAGGCTAAATACTTATCAGTTTTATGTCTGGGATCAGGTTAGCTTAGTCTTTCACTTGCCTAATTGTAAGAAAATAGAAATCGACAGAAAACGGCTTATAAACGCCCTCGAGGCCTGTAAACTTGACAACATAGATCTCTCAGGATACCGAGGTCCTAAAGACCAAGAGGAACGCTTCTCTGAAGCAAAGATGAAAGTGAGTGAATTGAAACGAGAGctggaagaggaagagaaagaaaaagagatcaaagatgatgataaaataaaaatggaggtAGATCCATAA
- the LOC128633612 gene encoding uncharacterized protein LOC128633612 has translation MANANPQQHEEVTIRERRNARKKTERFITGKHCSLEELKVQMPRQRPQDDMVRYLIKEIPPYPTPAEFWVSDVAHVTEDSGFMGILKSDEFSAGAEDFSWWGLKVNEEEIKAAERRYMESNFPKQAPELNQQEPFLEKFTTSPAFQPEKSRYGSYRFTFPLTDLMQWYKEQNCGGEEPVLRVHETVTYKQEIMYTVLIHSPEDNIRFQEYPFLEENELVRYQDGKIIWKAQAICKTHRCQFVLGKVQELPEIYYVWDQVSLVFHLPNCKTMKIPRERLIKALETCKPADINLSWYEGPKDKEARFSEAKMKVSELKRELEDN, from the exons ATGGCAAACGCGAATCCACAGCAACATGAAGAG GTTACCATCCGCGAGAGAAGAAATGCACGTAAAAAAACGGAGCGCTTCATCACAGGGAAGCATTGTAGTTTAGAGGAACTGAAAGTGCAAATGCCCAGGCAGAGGCCTCAGGATGACATGGTGAGGTATTTAATAAAGGAGATCCCACCCTACCCAACTCCAGCTGAATTTTGGGTTTCAGATGTAGCCCATGTTACTGAGGATTCCGGATTCATGGGGATACTGAAGTCTGATGAGTTTAGTGCTGGAGCAGAAGATTTCTCATGGTGGGGTTTAAAAGTTAACGAAGAGGAGataaaagcagcagagaggcgCTACATGGAGAGTAATTTCCCAAAACAAGCACCAGAACTGAATCAGCAGGAACCATTTCTGGAGAAGTTCACCACATCACCCGCATTCCAACCAGAGAAATCCCGCTATGGAAGTTATCGCTTCACATTTCCCCTCACGGATCTGATGCAGTGGTACAAGGAACAGAACTGTGGAGGAGAAGAGCCGGTTCTCAGAGTGCATGAGACTGTCACTTACAAACAGGAGATTATGTACACCGTGCTGATTCACAGTCCTGAGGATAACATTCGTTTTCAAGAATACCCGTTTCTTGAAGAGAATGAATTGGTTCGTTATCAGGATGGGAAGATTATCTGGAAAGCACAAGCCATTTGTAAGACCCACAGGTGTCAGTTTGTTTTAGGAAAAGTACAAGAGCTTCCTGAAATATATTATGTCTGGGATCAGGTTAGTTTAGTATTTCACTTGCCAAATTGTAAGACCATGAAAATCCCCAGAGAACGGCTTATAAAAGCCCTCGAGACCTGTAAACCTGCTGATATAAATCTCTCATGGTACGAAGGTCCTAAAGACAAAGAGGCACGCTTCTCAGAAGCAAAGATGAAAGTGAGTGAATTGAAAAGAGAGCTGGAAGATaactag
- the LOC128633613 gene encoding uncharacterized protein LOC128633613 — protein sequence MANANPQQHEEVTIRERRNARKKTERFITGKHCSLEELKEQMPRQRPQDDMVRYLIKEIPPYPTPAEFWVSDVAHVTEDSGFMGILKSDEFSAGAEDFSWWGLKVNEEEIKAAERRYMESNFPKQAPELNQQEPFLEKFTTSPAFQPEKSRYGSYRFTFPLTDLMQWYKEQNCGGEEPVLRVHETVTYKQEIMYTVLIHSPEDNIRFQEYPFLEENELVRYQDGKIIWKAQAICKTHRCQFVLGKVQELPEIYYVWDQVSLVFHLPNCKTMKIPRERLIKALETCKPADINLSWYEGPKDKEARFSEAKMKVSELKRELEDN from the exons ATGGCAAACGCGAATCCACAGCAACATGAAGAG GTTACCATCCGCGAGAGAAGAAATGCACGTAAAAAAACGGAGCGCTTCATCACAGGGAAGCATTGTAGTTTAGAGGAACTGAAAGAGCAAATGCCCAGGCAGAGGCCTCAGGATGACATGGTGAGGTATTTAATAAAGGAGATCCCACCCTACCCAACTCCAGCTGAATTTTGGGTTTCAGATGTAGCCCATGTTACTGAGGATTCCGGATTCATGGGGATACTGAAGTCTGATGAGTTTAGTGCTGGAGCAGAAGATTTCTCATGGTGGGGTTTAAAAGTTAACGAAGAGGAGataaaagcagcagagaggcgCTACATGGAGAGTAATTTCCCAAAACAAGCACCAGAACTGAATCAGCAGGAACCATTTCTGGAGAAGTTCACCACATCACCCGCATTCCAACCAGAGAAATCCCGCTATGGAAGTTATCGCTTCACATTTCCCCTCACGGATCTGATGCAGTGGTACAAGGAACAGAACTGTGGAGGAGAAGAGCCGGTTCTCAGAGTGCATGAGACTGTCACTTACAAACAGGAGATTATGTACACCGTGCTGATTCACAGTCCTGAGGATAACATTCGTTTTCAAGAATACCCGTTTCTTGAAGAGAATGAATTGGTTCGTTATCAGGATGGGAAGATTATCTGGAAAGCACAAGCCATTTGTAAGACCCACAGGTGTCAGTTTGTTTTAGGAAAAGTACAAGAGCTTCCTGAAATATATTATGTCTGGGATCAGGTTAGTTTAGTATTTCACTTGCCAAATTGTAAGACCATGAAAATCCCCAGAGAACGGCTTATAAAAGCCCTCGAGACCTGTAAACCTGCTGATATAAATCTCTCATGGTACGAAGGTCCTAAAGACAAAGAGGCACGCTTCTCAGAAGCAAAGATGAAAGTGAGTGAATTGAAAAGAGAGCTGGAAGATaactag